One window of Salegentibacter sp. Hel_I_6 genomic DNA carries:
- the eutC gene encoding ethanolamine ammonia-lyase subunit EutC: MPKEISKNNYFQKDPWQELRSLSRARIALGNTGGSLPTKEVLNFQEDHAFTKDAIYSDLKIEELKRALGEFDLPVFLFDTKVSDRKEYLKRPDLGKKLADPKSSGKNNDFDILFILTDGLAADAINERAIPLLQEILPKLKVNYNIGLCLVKYGRVAISDEIASTLKTKFTVVLIGERPGLSSPKSLGIYTTYEPKPGTTDERRNCISNIHENGLSIEKASDLLQYFIEESFRRKLSGVKLKSGSSGSIKK, encoded by the coding sequence ATGCCAAAAGAAATCTCTAAAAATAATTATTTTCAGAAAGATCCCTGGCAAGAACTAAGGTCTCTATCTAGAGCTAGAATAGCATTGGGTAATACAGGTGGAAGTTTGCCTACCAAAGAAGTATTGAACTTTCAGGAAGACCATGCTTTTACTAAAGATGCCATCTATTCAGATTTAAAAATTGAAGAACTTAAGAGAGCATTGGGAGAATTCGATCTACCTGTTTTTCTATTTGATACAAAAGTTAGCGACAGAAAAGAATATCTAAAACGTCCGGACCTTGGTAAAAAACTGGCAGATCCAAAGTCTTCTGGTAAAAATAATGATTTTGATATTTTATTCATTTTAACAGATGGTCTTGCTGCCGATGCTATTAACGAAAGGGCAATTCCGCTACTTCAGGAAATTCTTCCAAAACTGAAAGTTAATTATAACATCGGATTATGTTTAGTGAAATATGGACGCGTAGCAATTAGTGATGAAATTGCTTCCACGCTCAAAACAAAATTTACTGTGGTTCTTATTGGAGAGCGTCCCGGATTATCTTCTCCAAAAAGTTTGGGGATTTATACAACCTATGAACCCAAGCCGGGAACTACAGATGAACGACGTAATTGTATTTCCAATATTCATGAGAATGGATTAAGTATTGAAAAAGCTTCAGATTTACTACAGTATTTTATTGAGGAATCCTTTCGAAGAAAATTAAGCGGAGTGAAATTAAAATCCGGAAGTTCTGGAAGTATAAAAAAATAA
- a CDS encoding ethanolamine ammonia-lyase subunit EutB, giving the protein MAYKFSLRGKTYSFKDLKTVLAKATPERSGDALAEITAVDNKERIAAQYCLSEIPLQTFLEDLLIPYEKDEVTRLIIDDHDAEAFKPISNLTVGEFRDFLLSYQVDGSSLKKLSAGLTPEMVAAVSKIMRNQDLISIASKIEIITQFRNTVGLKGHFSVRLQPNNPSDDPKGIAASIIDGLMYGCGDAVIGINPATDNPQEVSKLLKQLDEFRHQYEIPTQNCILSHLTTTLEIIDKAPVDLIFQSIGGTEKTNSSFGIDLKLLQEAYNAGKELNRGTIGKQMMYFETGQGSSLSANAHHGIDQQTCEARAYAVARKFDPFLVNTVVGFIGPEYLYDGKQITRAALEDHFCGKLLGLPMGCDVCYTNHAEADQDDMDSLLTLLGVAGCNYIMGVPGADDIMLNYQSTSFHDAMYLRKVLNKRPAPEFEKWLLNMGIMDEEGNRREIPEQILKLR; this is encoded by the coding sequence ATGGCATACAAATTTTCACTTCGCGGAAAAACCTATTCTTTTAAAGATCTTAAGACCGTTTTAGCGAAAGCTACTCCGGAAAGGTCTGGAGATGCCTTAGCCGAAATCACTGCGGTAGATAATAAAGAACGTATTGCCGCTCAATACTGCCTCAGTGAGATTCCGCTGCAAACCTTTTTAGAGGATCTTTTGATTCCTTACGAAAAGGATGAAGTAACCCGGCTCATTATCGATGATCATGATGCTGAAGCGTTTAAACCAATATCAAATTTAACGGTTGGTGAGTTTCGTGATTTTCTGCTTTCTTATCAGGTTGATGGAAGCTCACTTAAAAAACTGTCAGCGGGATTGACTCCTGAAATGGTTGCGGCTGTTTCTAAGATCATGCGTAACCAGGATCTTATCTCTATCGCTTCAAAAATTGAAATAATTACCCAATTCAGAAATACGGTAGGTTTAAAAGGTCATTTTTCAGTTCGTTTACAACCAAATAATCCTTCTGATGATCCAAAAGGAATTGCCGCAAGTATCATCGACGGACTTATGTACGGTTGTGGTGACGCTGTTATTGGAATAAATCCTGCTACCGATAATCCACAGGAGGTTTCAAAACTTTTAAAGCAACTGGATGAGTTCAGACATCAGTATGAAATACCTACTCAAAATTGTATTCTTAGCCATCTTACCACCACTCTTGAAATTATCGATAAAGCTCCAGTAGATCTTATTTTTCAATCTATTGGTGGTACAGAGAAAACCAATTCTTCCTTCGGCATCGATCTGAAATTGCTTCAGGAAGCTTATAATGCCGGGAAAGAATTAAACCGGGGGACCATTGGAAAACAGATGATGTATTTTGAAACCGGTCAGGGTTCTTCGCTTTCAGCAAATGCCCATCATGGAATAGATCAGCAAACCTGTGAAGCCCGTGCTTATGCTGTGGCCAGGAAATTCGATCCTTTCCTGGTAAATACAGTAGTAGGATTTATTGGTCCGGAATACTTATATGACGGAAAACAAATAACCAGAGCCGCGCTCGAAGATCATTTTTGTGGAAAGCTCCTTGGTTTGCCGATGGGTTGCGATGTTTGTTATACCAATCACGCGGAAGCTGACCAGGATGATATGGATAGTTTACTTACCTTATTGGGCGTTGCAGGCTGTAATTATATTATGGGCGTTCCGGGAGCTGATGATATTATGCTGAATTATCAATCAACTTCCTTTCATGATGCCATGTATCTTAGGAAAGTTCTGAATAAAAGACCGGCTCCGGAATTTGAAAAATGGTTACTTAATATGGGCATTATGGACGAAGAAGGAAATCGAAGAGAAATTCCTGAACAGATTTTAAAACTGAGGTAA
- a CDS encoding NRAMP family divalent metal transporter: MKQKITSSKKSILKSIGPGFLLAGAAIGVSHLVQATRAGADYGFILIWVLIVACISKYPFLEFGPRFAAGTGNHLITGYKKLGKFPYWIYILITLGSMFIIQAAVTIVTAGLAERLFNFGWSPFLWSGIILIACIALLLIGKYPGLDKSMKVIVTLLTLATLAAVIMAFGAGTVKDAVTTEPPSLWSTASLGFIIAFMGWMPIPLDASVWHSIWTKEKAVQNKQKISVKGAFADFNVGYLSAAFIGLLFFLLGVLVMFGSGTSFSSNSVEFSSQLVELYGKTLGEWSKPLISVAAFITMLSTVLTVTDAYPRVISELKNPEKDKPEDKKEKWKIYRTSIFIIPVLSLSILYFLSGSFTILVDFAAGLSFLSAPFLAWFNYKLVTGKQMPQKHRPGKNYRVFSLICFALLVIFNFVYIYTLIS; this comes from the coding sequence ATGAAACAAAAAATTACTTCTTCTAAAAAATCCATTTTAAAAAGTATTGGCCCCGGATTTTTACTGGCTGGAGCAGCCATTGGAGTTTCTCATTTAGTACAGGCAACACGTGCCGGTGCCGATTATGGATTTATCTTAATTTGGGTTTTAATCGTGGCTTGTATTTCAAAATATCCTTTTTTGGAATTTGGCCCCAGGTTTGCCGCAGGTACCGGCAATCACCTCATTACCGGCTATAAAAAACTGGGTAAATTTCCTTATTGGATCTATATTTTAATCACTTTAGGCAGTATGTTTATTATCCAGGCCGCAGTGACTATTGTTACCGCTGGTTTAGCCGAGCGACTATTCAATTTTGGGTGGTCCCCGTTTCTATGGAGTGGCATCATCCTCATTGCCTGTATCGCTTTGCTTTTAATAGGAAAATATCCCGGCCTGGATAAAAGTATGAAAGTCATCGTTACTTTATTGACGTTGGCTACACTTGCTGCAGTAATTATGGCTTTTGGTGCGGGAACGGTAAAAGATGCAGTTACCACCGAACCACCTTCGTTATGGTCTACTGCTAGTTTAGGTTTTATAATCGCTTTTATGGGCTGGATGCCTATTCCTTTAGATGCTTCGGTTTGGCATTCTATCTGGACCAAAGAAAAAGCAGTTCAAAACAAACAGAAAATTTCAGTAAAAGGTGCTTTTGCCGATTTCAACGTAGGCTATCTTTCGGCTGCATTTATTGGATTATTATTCTTTTTACTCGGCGTTTTAGTAATGTTTGGCAGCGGCACTTCGTTTTCCAGCAACAGTGTAGAGTTTTCGAGCCAATTAGTAGAACTTTACGGAAAAACGCTTGGGGAATGGAGCAAACCCTTAATTTCGGTTGCAGCTTTTATTACCATGTTGAGTACAGTCTTAACGGTTACCGACGCTTACCCCAGGGTGATTTCTGAATTAAAAAACCCGGAAAAAGATAAACCTGAAGACAAAAAAGAAAAATGGAAAATTTACCGAACTTCCATTTTTATTATTCCGGTACTATCCCTTTCAATTTTATATTTCCTCTCCGGTTCATTTACAATTTTAGTAGATTTCGCCGCCGGACTTTCATTTCTATCGGCGCCATTTTTAGCCTGGTTTAATTATAAACTCGTGACGGGAAAACAAATGCCCCAAAAACATCGCCCGGGAAAGAATTATAGAGTTTTCAGCTTGATTTGTTTTGCTCTTTTGGTGATATTTAATTTTGTTTATATCTACACATTAATCAGTTAA
- a CDS encoding alpha/beta hydrolase encodes MSTEKQLSYRISNTYSVLNDFTEKTKTVWLVCHGIGYLSRYFLRHFNHLDSKENYIIAPQAQSKYYLNNEYKHVGASWLTKERTEEEIENVLKYLDEVYKAENLKNAPKLIILGYSQGVSVATRWIAKRRIKCDELIMHSGKVPAELKTEDFQFLENTNFTFIYGTEDEYLKNGIIKVEEMRLKDLFPKNFKIKTYKGGHEVNTDLIAEFAR; translated from the coding sequence ATGAGTACCGAAAAGCAGCTTTCTTACCGAATCAGCAACACCTATAGCGTTTTAAACGATTTTACTGAAAAAACAAAAACCGTTTGGCTGGTTTGCCACGGAATTGGTTATTTAAGCCGGTATTTCCTGAGACATTTCAATCACTTAGATTCAAAAGAAAACTATATTATCGCTCCGCAGGCTCAGTCTAAATATTACCTAAATAACGAATATAAACACGTAGGCGCTTCCTGGCTTACCAAAGAACGCACCGAGGAGGAAATCGAAAATGTACTCAAGTATTTAGATGAAGTTTACAAAGCCGAAAATCTCAAAAATGCACCAAAACTAATTATTTTAGGATATTCGCAAGGAGTTTCGGTTGCAACTAGATGGATTGCCAAACGAAGAATTAAGTGTGATGAATTGATTATGCATTCGGGAAAAGTACCTGCGGAATTAAAGACTGAGGATTTTCAGTTTCTAGAAAACACAAACTTTACTTTTATTTACGGGACTGAAGATGAATACCTGAAAAATGGAATTATTAAAGTAGAAGAAATGCGATTGAAAGATTTATTTCCAAAGAACTTTAAAATCAAAACCTATAAAGGCGGCCACGAGGTTAATACCGACCTTATTGCTGAATTTGCTCGATAA